ACAGCGACCAATGGTGCAGGAGATAAATATCGCCAATTCACCTGTGAAGGACACATCACATCACAGGGAATCACACTCGTCGTCAACAACACAACTCTACCCGTCGGACATCTCGAAAACACCCACCCCATCACCTGCAACTGGACGCTATTTGACGTCATCCCAAAACTTGCACACCAGTTAAAATCTTCCGGCGAACAAATCTCCCTCGCAATCTTGGAAGACCTCGAAAAAATCCGCACACCCACACATATCGGCTATATGGAAGACTGCACTCTACCACTCAGCGACAGAACCCTGAAACTCTCTGGCTTCTTCGTCTATGGCGCGGGCATGCTACCCTCGTACTGGTGGCTGGATCAACAAAAACAGGTCATCATCGCATCGACCACATTCCAGACCTTCGTTCTAACGGGAGACGCGGCATGAGCGACCGACCCAATATCCTGTTCATCAACACCGACCAGCACACCTGGGATGTCATATCTGCATACGGCAATACACATGTAAAAACGCCGCACATCGACCGCCTGCACAACAACGGCATCTCATTTATGCGGTCTTATAGCAGCGACCCCGTCTGCGCCCCTGCGCGAGCGAGCTGGATGACCGGGCGATACACCTCAGAAGCCGGCACCCCGTTCAACGGCGGCCATCTGCACGAAAACATACCCGACCTCGGTCAGATATTACAACAGAGCGACCACCGTGCAATCCACTGCGGCAAATGGCACGTAGATGGCCGAAACGTATATGATAGCTTCGACGTCCTGTACTACGGCCAACAGCGAATCGGAGCAGGCGGCGGCGAATACTACGACGCGGCAATGACGCACGCAGTCGTAGATTTTTTAACCACCTACGACAAAACCGACCCATTTTATCTGCAAGTCTGGTACGTCAACCCCCACGACATCTGCGAATACGGCCACAACTTTGAAACAAAAGAAATGCCCGACGCCATAACCCGGGGTATGCTCACCGAAAAGGACTTACCCCCTCTCCCTGACAATTTCAATTACGACACGCGCGAAACCGTCTTACACCGCGTATGCAGGCGCATAGACGAATGCCTGATCCACTGGCCCATCTTGCGCGCCATGAAAACATGGGACGAACTTCAATGGCGAACATTTATATGGCATCACCATCGCTTTGTAGAAAAAGTAGATAGTGAAATCGGCCTGATCTTGACCGCACTTGAGCAAAGCGGCCTCGCGGACAACACCGCAATCATCTTCAGCGTAGATCACGGCGAAGCCTTTGGGCAACACCAGATGTTCCAGAAATTCTCCCTCTACGAAGCCAGCATTCGCGTACCCTTTATCGTCTCCTCACTCGGACACAATTTGAACATCCCCAAAGGCGCATTTGATCACAAACACTTTGTTTCCGGTGTCGATCTCCTGCCCACCGTATGCGACTACGCCGGAATCGACCCACCCGAACATGCGCGGGGAATGAGCGTGCGCCCCCTCGTCGAAGGTCGGGACGTGCCCTGGCGCGACTTTGGCTTTGTCGAAAGCAACTACTGGGGACGCGCCCTGCTTTTTGATCGATACAAATACGTCTGTGAGTATATTCCCTACGGAGATGAAAAAGACCTGCTCCCACCAGGACCCGACCCCGAACGCATCGGCCTCGAGCAAATTTTTGACCTCAGGAACGACCCGGGAGAAACGCAAAATCTCGCCCATGAAGAAAACAAACGCGCATTATTGATACAATGCCGCCAGGCACTACTGAATTTTGAAGCGGGATTGGAACGGCGAAAAATCACACACGAGCGCCCCACCCGTCAGATCGGCAACTGGGGGCAGCGCATCCGGGCACACTGGGACGCACACCCCAAATTGGAAGCCATGAGAATTCCCTAAAACAGAAAGGACAAAGCACCATGAGCGACACACCAGATTACACATCACTCGTACCGCACTACACATATCCAAACACACTCGAAGAACAGCGCGAAGCCCTCGCCACCAACCCGCTATTACAGCGGATGAACGAAGCGCGAAAAAGTTATGAAGGCGACCCCCACAGACCCATCTATCACTACGTAAACCCAGAACACACACTCAACGACCCCAATGGGATTTGCTTCTGGCAGGGACGATGGCATCTGTTTTACCAGGCATATCCCCCCGAAGACCCACGTCAGCACTGGGGACACGCCATCAGCGACGACTTAATCCACTGGGAAGACCTGCCCTATGCGATCTATCCCAACCCCGAACGCTGCTGTTTTTCCGGCTCAACATTCGTAGAAGACGACCGCGTCATCGCCATGTATCACGGCACCATGGTAGGCAACATGGTCGCCGTATCCAGCGATCCCCTGCTCTTGAACTGGGAAAAAGTAACCGGACAGGCCGTAATCCCCATGCAAAACCCCGATGGCTCCACCCCGCCCTATCGGGTATTTGATCCGTGCATCTGGAAAAAGGGCGACTTTTACTACTCCCTCTCGGGCGGCACCCTGCCCGGACCGGGCGGCAAACCCAAGCGCGCAAACTTCCTGCTCCGCTCACCCGACCTGGCGAACTGGACGTATTTGCATCCATTTGTCGAAGATGACCTCTTCACAATCGTTGGCGACGACGGCGCCTGCCCCTACTTCTGGCCCATTGGCAATCGCCATATCTTGCTATTTTACAGCCACATAAGCGGAGGGCAATATCTGCTGGGCGACTACGACAAAGAACGCGACAAATTTGTGGTAACAGCGCATGACAAATGCAATTTTGGACCTTCGGCACCCTGTGGCGTACACGCGCCTTCGGCAACCCCGGATGGCAATGGCAATATCATCGTCATCTTCAACATGAACCCGGGCAAGCCAACAGAGAACTGGAACCAGATCATGACCCTGCCCCGTAAAATGACCCTCATCGGCGAAGAAGATATACGCATAGAACCAGCGGGCGACATAGAATCCCTGCGCCGCGATCGCCAGCACGTAGGACGCATGACACTCGCTGCCAATAGCGAGATCGTACTCGACAACATACAGGGCAATGCAATGGAGATCGTCGCTGAAATCGATACCAAAAACGCGCCCATGGTCGAAATGGACGTATTGCGGTCACCCAACAAAGAAGAAGTCACGCGCATCATGTTCTTCAAAGATCGCGGGCTTAGAAATCGAGCGCTCAACACACAGAAAAGCCTGATCACCATCGATTCATCGTGTTCCTCCATCCTACCCGACGTGCGCACCCGCGCGCCAGAAACCGGTTCGGTCCATACCGAACCGGACGAAACCTTAAAATTGCGCGTATTTATCGATAAAAGCGTCGTAGAAGTATTTGTAAACGGCAAACAATGCGTGGCATTGCGCGTCTATCCCGGACGCGAAGACAGCACTGGCGTCTCCTTGCGCTCACAGGGACAGGACAGCGAACTCCTGTCTCTCGACGCCTATCAGATGGAGAATATCTACACATCATAGACATCCCACCCACAAAAAAGCCCCCGACGCCATAATAGCACCGGGGGTTTTTGCTATAGCACAATCTTCACGACACAGTCTGGAAACGCTCCCCCGCCTCGCCAGCCGCCGCAGCTGGCCGCTCCAGCTCACTGCGCCAACCGACCACCTCGCCAGCTTTGATGCGCTTGATATCAAAACCCGGATACCGGTCCTCGAGCGTATCCCCGAGTTTCGTTCTCTCGGCCCAGCGATCCCACGCCGTCTTCATCCACTCGTGTGGCAATGCTTCTCGCACAGCGGGATCGAGTTGCCATGCATGCCGCACATCGCTCACAGATGGCTCCTCTTCAGATGGTCCCGACCACTTCGACCAACCAATTGACAACGTATTGCGCTCGCGATCGGGAACCGTGTGCCCCGTATGGATCGTCGTCCCATTGCGGATAAGCGCTTCCCCGGCCTTGAGCCGAATCGCCACCTGCCCCGGCAATGGATCTTCGCCATTCCAACTCGGCGTATGCGGCACCCCCTGCTCCTTCATCGCCTTTGGCAAAAGCACATCGTGCTCAAACGGCGTACGCCACCGACTGTGACTCCCCGGCACAAGCTCGTGACACTCATCGTCCGCCAATGCCAAAAACATACTCACGCCATTCCGCTCTTTAAGAGACTTCGCATTATTTGCGCGGATCTCTTTCCAGCGTATCCTCTCGACCTCCTCGGAATACGCCTCTGGATCACTACCCCGCTCATCCCGCTGTGCAAAATAGCGCTCCCCCGTGCCCCACCACGTCACATCCCGGTGCCAGCTCAGCTTATTCTCTTTCTGCCGGGGATTGCACCACAGCAGCAAACCACCCAGCACCGTATCTTCTGGCTCCAGCCCGTCACACCACGAATGAACAAAACTCAGAAAATCTGGCGAACCGTGGAACTCGGCAAAACACGGCTCCCCAAAAGCCGGATGGATAAGCCCCCGAATCGCCCACGGTTCATCATTGCCCGTGCGGTGTACATAGCCCTTCGAACAATCGATCTCGTCGTACCCATTCTCTGGCGCGCACGCCTCGGTAACGCGGCGCCCCGCCTCTCGGAGGACGGGAATCCAGGGATTATCGGCAAAATCGTTAATAATGACAAAACCGTGCTCCTCCAGATGCGCCAATCGCTCTGGCGTAGCCCCG
This genomic window from Gemmatimonadota bacterium contains:
- a CDS encoding sulfatase-like hydrolase/transferase — encoded protein: MSDRPNILFINTDQHTWDVISAYGNTHVKTPHIDRLHNNGISFMRSYSSDPVCAPARASWMTGRYTSEAGTPFNGGHLHENIPDLGQILQQSDHRAIHCGKWHVDGRNVYDSFDVLYYGQQRIGAGGGEYYDAAMTHAVVDFLTTYDKTDPFYLQVWYVNPHDICEYGHNFETKEMPDAITRGMLTEKDLPPLPDNFNYDTRETVLHRVCRRIDECLIHWPILRAMKTWDELQWRTFIWHHHRFVEKVDSEIGLILTALEQSGLADNTAIIFSVDHGEAFGQHQMFQKFSLYEASIRVPFIVSSLGHNLNIPKGAFDHKHFVSGVDLLPTVCDYAGIDPPEHARGMSVRPLVEGRDVPWRDFGFVESNYWGRALLFDRYKYVCEYIPYGDEKDLLPPGPDPERIGLEQIFDLRNDPGETQNLAHEENKRALLIQCRQALLNFEAGLERRKITHERPTRQIGNWGQRIRAHWDAHPKLEAMRIP
- a CDS encoding glycoside hydrolase family 32 protein; the protein is MSDTPDYTSLVPHYTYPNTLEEQREALATNPLLQRMNEARKSYEGDPHRPIYHYVNPEHTLNDPNGICFWQGRWHLFYQAYPPEDPRQHWGHAISDDLIHWEDLPYAIYPNPERCCFSGSTFVEDDRVIAMYHGTMVGNMVAVSSDPLLLNWEKVTGQAVIPMQNPDGSTPPYRVFDPCIWKKGDFYYSLSGGTLPGPGGKPKRANFLLRSPDLANWTYLHPFVEDDLFTIVGDDGACPYFWPIGNRHILLFYSHISGGQYLLGDYDKERDKFVVTAHDKCNFGPSAPCGVHAPSATPDGNGNIIVIFNMNPGKPTENWNQIMTLPRKMTLIGEEDIRIEPAGDIESLRRDRQHVGRMTLAANSEIVLDNIQGNAMEIVAEIDTKNAPMVEMDVLRSPNKEEVTRIMFFKDRGLRNRALNTQKSLITIDSSCSSILPDVRTRAPETGSVHTEPDETLKLRVFIDKSVVEVFVNGKQCVALRVYPGREDSTGVSLRSQGQDSELLSLDAYQMENIYTS